A region of Caldibacillus debilis DSM 16016 DNA encodes the following proteins:
- the pstC gene encoding phosphate ABC transporter permease subunit PstC translates to MINKEERKEAIEQWNNQTKVWTEKRGKAVTFLAVSVMILLSFSILIFVASKGITIFTKNNASLADFFFGTEWKPSAVNEEGRPLVGALPMIFGSFSVTILAAVICSPLAIGAAVFMTEISPKFGMKVLQPIIELLVGIPSVVYGFLGVSLVVPFLRNTFSGSGFGIAAGTIVLTIMILPTITSLSVDAIRSVPDSLREASLALGATRWQTIYRVVLKTALPGLLTAVIFGMARAFGEALAVQMVIGNSTVIPDSLFEPASTLTSILTMGMGYTVMGQVDNNALWTLALMLLLMSYVFIFIIRIIGRRREQQ, encoded by the coding sequence ATGATCAATAAAGAAGAAAGAAAAGAAGCGATCGAACAGTGGAACAACCAAACAAAGGTATGGACGGAGAAACGGGGGAAAGCGGTCACTTTTCTCGCGGTGAGCGTGATGATTCTCCTGTCCTTTTCCATCCTGATCTTTGTCGCGTCAAAGGGCATCACCATCTTTACGAAAAACAACGCCAGCCTCGCCGATTTCTTCTTCGGGACGGAATGGAAGCCGAGTGCCGTCAACGAGGAAGGGAGGCCGCTGGTCGGCGCCCTGCCGATGATTTTCGGCTCCTTTTCCGTCACGATTTTGGCAGCGGTGATCTGTTCCCCGCTTGCCATCGGCGCGGCCGTTTTTATGACCGAGATCTCGCCGAAATTCGGAATGAAGGTGCTGCAGCCGATCATCGAACTCCTGGTCGGCATTCCTTCCGTCGTCTACGGCTTTTTGGGGGTTTCCCTCGTCGTTCCTTTTTTGAGGAACACGTTTTCGGGGAGCGGATTCGGCATCGCCGCCGGAACGATCGTCCTGACGATCATGATTCTGCCGACGATCACCAGCTTGTCGGTCGATGCGATCCGGTCGGTCCCGGATTCGTTAAGGGAAGCCTCCCTGGCTTTGGGGGCGACCCGCTGGCAGACGATTTACCGGGTCGTGTTAAAGACCGCCTTGCCGGGCTTGCTGACGGCCGTGATCTTCGGCATGGCCAGGGCCTTCGGGGAAGCGTTGGCGGTGCAGATGGTCATCGGCAACTCGACCGTCATTCCCGATTCGCTCTTTGAACCGGCTTCAACATTGACGAGCATTTTAACGATGGGAATGGGTTACACGGTCATGGGCCAGGTGGACAACAACGCCCTTTGGACGTTGGCCCTGATGCTTCTCCTCATGTCGTATGTCTTCATTTTCATCATTCGGATTATCGGGCGCAGGAGGGAACAGCAATGA
- a CDS encoding phosphate ABC transporter substrate-binding protein yields MKKKFFGLLTFLLLAGIVLAACGNNGSNGNGNNNASENGGEEKQEKVTGSITAVGSTAMQPLVEEAASQFQAENPGATINVQGGGSGTGLSQVNEGVVDIGNSDVFAEEKEGIDANKLVDHKIAVVGMGPIVNKEAGVDNLTKAQLIDIFTGKIKNWKEVGGKDVDIVVINRAEGSGTRATFEKFGLDGAEPVKAQEQDSSGTVVKIVSETPGAISYVAFSYFNDSVVPLKIDGVEPTQENVETNDWKIWAYQHMYTNGEPKGLTKAFIDYMLSDEIQSNLIPELGYIPVTGMKVERDAQGNVTNK; encoded by the coding sequence ATGAAGAAAAAGTTTTTCGGACTTCTCACGTTTTTGCTTCTTGCGGGGATCGTCCTTGCGGCTTGCGGAAACAACGGCAGTAACGGAAACGGCAACAACAACGCCTCCGAAAATGGCGGAGAAGAAAAACAGGAAAAAGTGACCGGTTCGATCACCGCCGTCGGTTCGACCGCCATGCAGCCGCTGGTGGAAGAAGCGGCTTCCCAATTCCAGGCGGAAAACCCCGGGGCGACCATTAATGTCCAAGGCGGGGGAAGCGGGACCGGTCTCAGCCAGGTGAATGAAGGGGTTGTCGACATCGGGAATTCCGACGTGTTTGCGGAAGAAAAGGAAGGGATCGATGCAAATAAACTCGTCGACCATAAAATCGCCGTCGTCGGCATGGGCCCGATCGTAAACAAGGAAGCGGGCGTAGACAACTTGACCAAGGCCCAGCTGATCGATATCTTTACCGGCAAGATTAAAAACTGGAAAGAAGTGGGCGGAAAGGATGTGGACATCGTCGTCATCAACCGGGCGGAAGGTTCCGGCACCCGGGCCACTTTTGAAAAGTTCGGTTTGGACGGGGCCGAACCGGTCAAGGCCCAGGAGCAGGATTCCTCGGGAACGGTCGTGAAGATCGTCAGCGAAACGCCCGGAGCCATCAGCTATGTCGCCTTCTCCTACTTCAATGACAGCGTCGTTCCGCTGAAGATCGACGGCGTGGAACCCACCCAGGAAAACGTGGAAACGAACGATTGGAAGATTTGGGCGTACCAGCATATGTACACCAACGGCGAACCGAAAGGTTTGACCAAGGCCTTCATCGACTACATGCTGAGCGATGAAATCCAGTCCAATCTCATTCCCGAACTCGGCTACATCCCCGTTACCGGGATGAAGGTGGAAAGGGACGCCCAAGGAAACGTCACGAACAAATAA